Genomic DNA from Dioscorea cayenensis subsp. rotundata cultivar TDr96_F1 chromosome 1, TDr96_F1_v2_PseudoChromosome.rev07_lg8_w22 25.fasta, whole genome shotgun sequence:
TCTGTTCATTCTGTAGAACATACTCAACAAATAGCAGTTTGTAGCTTTTGAATAACCCCCTTTACTATGATTTCAAGAAATTCTTTGATTCATTTAACTTATTTGAAGATGGTATACATGAAGAAGTTTCGCCATCTGACTCTGTTTACTTACTgcatattatttgattatttatttaaaaagtctTAATATTCATTGTTCTCTTTCACCTTTgatcatatgatttttttttttttttgataaaagtggataaaccacaaatttattgaaaagagaACAGCAAAGAGTAGTACAGAGCAGTAAAACAAAGAAAGGTAGATGCTCTCACCAAAAGTGAGTCACGAGTACAACTGAAAGAAAATTAGGAAAAGACTGTAAATAGAAGAAGGCAACTCTACAGACGAAAGCCACCAGTAGGGGCCGCAGGTCTACAAAGCTGAAGAAGAAAGCTCTACTCCAGAGCTGGATTAGATTCGAGTTCGCAGGAATTGTTTGTAGATCATGATTTTTCCActtcaacaaaaaaaaggaaaaatattatAGCAAGTTCTAAATCTAATTAAAAACATAGTGCAAATAATTGCCAAGTTTCAAAGttcaatcaattatttattttattttattttattttattttattttattttattttatttttttgaaaaaatggataaaccacatgtattaactgaaaaaaaaatccaaacaacatCCACTAGAAGTGGAGCCAAAACTAATCAAATTTATGAGGTGAGGTTATTTCTGCTTCTACATAAACTTGCTCAAAAAGGTActtgatttttcattgaaaGGATTGTTCTTCAAGTTTAACATTGTTCATATCTATTTCAACGATtaatttagattaatttttcaaaaaacaagaAAGTGGTGAAAATGAGATGCAGGAAATTGACAGGACTAGAGGAGAGAAGACAGGCCATCTGCATCCAACTTCACTCAACCCCACACGCTATGCACAGAAGTACTCTTTGATAGATTAAATTgtttttgagtaattttttcaatttacccTTCCATGTTTAGACAACCCACATGAGATATATTGCTTGCTGCCTCTTGTTCGTCGTTAATATTCATGTCCCTGTCTCGACAAATGAAGATGGTTAGTGAAGAAAATGAACAACAGTACAAAATTTTTAGCAGTTAAGAATTGTCTACTAATGAAATTCATAAATCAATTTCATCTCAAACAAGTGGTCTCTTCTCTAGGAGTTTCATGTGAAAGAATTCAGTGTTTCTACAAGCCACATGCTTTGTCGATGAGGAGTTAACTGTATCTCTCTATTTGTGGTTCACTCATTGTTTTGTGGAATGGTTATTGTGTTTTCTGCAATTTATCAACATGCTGGGTCCATTAATTCATTTTGCTGAGATgataatttaaagtaaaatcTTGGAGAATATGATGTGCTTCCCAACCTTGAAGCAAAGCTTATGACTTTGTTGTGGGCACTAAATGGACATCTTGTCAATTATTTTGGTGGTTATGGTAATTGTAGCTGCATGCTATATGTAGGCTTTTGAAAGACACTCCATATGCACATTCTCAGCTTTCATTTTGAGGGGTTCTGTCTTTAAAACATATGAAGATGAGGTTGATAGTTATCTTGGTAAGAAAAAGATTTTCTTTATGACAAGATTACTGGAGTTAAATTGATAGTTTTTAATATCTTGGAGTTATCTGTCACGGATTGATGGGATCAGAAATTGTACATGTTTTCTCAATGAAAATCATACAATTTAATCTTTTCTCATTCAAcagcaaataaaataagatctTGTAGCTACAATTATTAAATTGGTTATCATCAGTTAATTATCTTTCAAATTAAGTGAAATATTTGATGGTTCATTGCAATTGACAAGTGATGGATCAAATGTATTCCTAAGAAATTTGATGAATTATATCATTGTAAATATTTGTAAGATTACAAAGAAGAATGTAAAGAATGAATCAACAGCTACAAACTGCAAGTTGTTGGGTATGCTCTACAGCAAGATTAGAACATGTGAATgacaaaagatgaaaatggaGCTAAGCAATgccttctccatctccttaGATACTCCTCTTCTTAGCAAGGACAGCACATATTCCATGGATGCTGCATCACAGGGCAGTGTGATCGGGCCGTCACATGGTAAACCGAATTCTTCTTCAGATATcctcaagagctccttgaaaaTTGAGTTGTCAAGGTTTGCCAAGAGAACCATGAAACGCTTCCCCTCCGAAGAGTATACATTGAAATGGCCCTTCTCTGCAACATGTGATGTGCTGCATGCATTAAAATCAGAACAAGCATCATCGGCTCTTGGTGATGAGATCTTTCTCTTCAAGGATGGAACCTTAAGCAACTTCCTTGCCATCTCTCTAGCTGATGTTTTTGAGGATCAAAGATGGGTGTATATGATGAGAGTTGTGATTGTTTCAGTGACAAGAGCAATGGTTGGCATATGCTTATATAGATGACTAAGAGTATAACTCCTTTCCATTGATGTGAGGTGCATGGCCATGTTCTGTGAACATCGATGAGAAGACATGAGAAGGTACCATTTTTGGATTGGTGCAATAATTGGCACATGAAGAGTGGACCTGATGTGCTTGTTGTTTGCAATATATTTCCTCATGCCCTTCTTGGCATGCCGATGACATGTTCGATCAAGGTTATCAATCCATCTAACTGCATTCAAAGAACATGAACTGACAATCTACTTTGAATGTGATAATGTAAAGCCCACATGTCACTGGAGTGTCAAAAAAGGTAGAGGAAATGCAATGCTAACCACATACTCATCTGGTCCACTCTTCATGTGGAAATCACAACACCGAATCCAAAAACATTAATGGAAATGTCCTTGAATATGTGTTTACAGAACATGGACTTGTTTCTACTGTCAGTGGAAGAAGCTATGCCCTTACTTAGCTATATAAGCATGCGACAGCCATTGCTCTTTCCATCGAGACATTCACAACTTTTATATACAACAAGCTTTGATTCTCATAAACATCAGTGAGAGATGGCAAGGATGTTGCTGAAGGTTCCATCCCTTAAGAGAATGATCTCTTCACCAAGAGCTGATAAATCCTCTGATTTCAATGTATGCAGTACATCATGTGTTGCAGACAAGGGTCATTTCTTTGTTTACACATCAGAGGGGAAGCGATTCATGGTTCCCTTGGCATATCTCGAAAATAATAtcttcaaggagctcttgaagATATCAGAAGAAGAATTTGGGTTGCCGAGCAATGGCCCCATCACATTGCCTTGCGATGAAGCATCTATGGAGTATGTGCTCTCAATGCTAAGAAGAGGAGTATCTGAAGAAGTAGAGAAGGCATTGCTTAGCTCCATTTTCATCTCTTGCCAATCCACATGCTCTGCTTTTGCTGTAGAAAATACTCGACAATTGGCAGTTTGTAGCTgctgattaattaatttttcacatTCTTGATGTAATCTCACAAATCCTCACTTGTATATCCTATACAATTTTTTGATGCCtcaaatttattacaaatacacatgatttCTCACTTAACTGGACAATGTTACTGACA
This window encodes:
- the LOC120265235 gene encoding auxin-responsive protein SAUR36-like encodes the protein MARKLLKVPSLKRKISSPRADDACSDFNACSTSHVAEKGHFNVYSSEGKRFMVLLANLDNSIFKELLRISEEEFGLPCDGPITLPCDAASMEYVLSLLRRGVSKEMEKALLSSIFIFCHSHVLILL
- the LOC120264979 gene encoding auxin-responsive protein SAUR36-like, encoding MARMLLKVPSLKRMISSPRADKSSDFNVCSTSCVADKGHFFVYTSEGKRFMVPLAYLENNIFKELLKISEEEFGLPSNGPITLPCDEASMEYVLSMLRRGVSEEVEKALLSSIFISCQSTCSAFAVENTRQLAVCSC